gcaacaagaaagggactcctcaacctaattTGTCAACGCCATAAtttggaaattgaatcgaagggacttcTCAACTTTTTACCCAATTTCCcgatgtaacaagagagggactcctcaacctcaattgtccacaccatggtttcatcacgaaaccaaaaaggggttttcaaacctctaaaaattctattctacgactacaatagctaaggaggtatttataacctcttattaggttaaaacaaagaaaaccccNNNNNNNNNNNNNNNNNNNNTTAAACCCATAATTATTGATTATAAAATAACAAATTTTACCGtccaaaaaaatgaaaaaagatcttaGTGCCTTAAATACTTTGGTTAGACATTAAAATATCAGTGCACATTTTTTTCTTTAGATATAATTTAGTGCATACTTTTtcctttaaatatattttttttatttcaatcatattatatatatactgtaCTATATCCCTGTAATCTCGGACAAATTGACTCATACCTTGGTACGACTTATCATGAAAACGGCTTCATCTTAACTTATCGCTTCCCATAATCTTACTACCAGGATCTTGGACGTAACCAACGACTAATTTCACACTGACTGGGCTATAAATCGGGCACTGTACCGACGACATAAGACAAATAAAATTCATTCCAGTAACATACTATCAAATAGACGTCCCGATCATACGCACATTTTTGTTTTTAAGTAATTCCTTTACTGACTTGGGCAtcggagtcctttttgcaggtaCCACGCTCGGGTCTGAGTTCACGAGGATATTCCCGATTCGGTTCAATCTATTAGACACACTGGGATTGACGTGAGGCCGACGTATAGCTCGGGAGGAGTATCCTTAccagaacatttggcgcccaccgtgagACCCTTGCCtcgcttttttatttttataacacCCTTATATCCGCCTTGTACTCTCTTTCTTTTCCGGAACTGAAGCATGACGGATTTCTCAGTGTCTTAAACTCCTCGAACCAACATTGAACTGATGGCTGCCAACGCCGTTCTACTAGCCGAAAACCAACGAATGGCCGAACTCTTGATGACAATGCAGAAAAATGGCGAAGGAAATGACTATAATAAGAAGGCAGACAACAATCAACACGAGAAAAACCTGACAGAATCAAATGCAAAGACAGGGAAAACACCCCCCTAAGACAGGAAGACGACGAACCAATCCTTTCTCGGAAGAAATAATGAGTTTTAAAATGCCTAAAAATTTTACACTTCCAATGACTTTGGCACCGTACAAGAGGATCGGAGATCCTAAAGTCCATGTCACAAAATTCGAATCCATGATGTTTCTTAATAGTGACTCTGATCCCATCTTGTGCCGATCCTTTCCGACCTTTTTGGATGGAGCTGCATTATTATGGTTTTCTAATTTTCCTGCAGGTTCCATAACCAGTTTCGACAAATTTACCAAGTTATTCAAAAATCACTTCGCAACATCCAAAATTTATGTGCGAGATTCAGATTACCTCAGCACGATCAAGCAAGGACAGCACGAAAGCCTAAAGGGTGACATGACACACTTTACAACGGCAGCTATGGAGATCCCTGACTTCAATCCAGAAGTACAGTTGCATGCCTATTAAAAGTGGTCTCTGACTTGGAAAGTTCCCGGAAGCTATAGCTGTGGCAAAACCGAAAACATTGGAGGAGTTCCGGGACAAGGCCACTGGACAAATCGAAATAGAGGAGTTACGTGAAACTCGGAGAAGTGAGAGACTACCATCGCGAAAAGAGGAAGACAAGACATACAGGCCCCATAATAAGGACTCTAAAAAATCTTTTAAACTAACTCCAAAATTTGATTCATATACCAGGTTTAATACCAAGAGGGAGGACAACATTAAAGAGATACTACACAACAAGCTAATAAAGCCGCTGAGCAAAGCAGGAACGTATCAAGACCAGAAGTACGTCGTCAAAAACAAGCATTGTGTATTTC
The DNA window shown above is from Arachis ipaensis cultivar K30076 chromosome B08, Araip1.1, whole genome shotgun sequence and carries:
- the LOC107610452 gene encoding uncharacterized protein LOC107610452; this translates as MTLAPYKRIGDPKVHVTKFESMMFLNSDSDPILCRSFPTFLDGAALLWFSNFPAGSITSFDKFTKLFKNHFATSKIYVRDSDYLSTIKQGQHESLKGDMTHFTTAAMEIPDFNPEFPEAIAVAKPKTLEEFRDKATGQIEIEELRETRRSERLPSRKEEDKTYRPHNKDSKKSFKLTPKFDSYTRFNTKREDNIKEILHNKLIKPLSKAGTYQDQKYVVKNKHCVFHQNFGHTTDECVVARDLLERLARQGLLNKYVTSRNKRESDRDIDRPNYSSDRKEKGI